The following proteins are co-located in the Hevea brasiliensis isolate MT/VB/25A 57/8 chromosome 11, ASM3005281v1, whole genome shotgun sequence genome:
- the LOC131170696 gene encoding cysteine-rich repeat secretory protein 38-like: protein MEMGFSRLLFFFYPAFIQLVFAMAQPNSLYYGCGISGNFTTNSTYQSNLDRTLTSISSDTKINYGFYNDSSGQNTNKVNAIALCRGDKKPDICRSCIKNSSQGLRNLCPSQKEAIGWSDDCMLRYSNRSIFGKMEFNPQLILYNVNNVSEVTQFNQVLNPLLASLTSRAASGDSLRKFATGNATTKNNQTIYALAQCTPDLSKEQCSGCLINATGLIPQCCAGKQGARVLTPSCNFRYEIELFYDSVGEAMPPSPTPLPVPPPSPTPLPVPPPSPTPLPVPPPSPPAAPTPQTPTGKSTTGKASNRAAGAFIASVFLVLFW, encoded by the exons atggaaatgggtttcTCAAGGTTGTTGTTTTTCTTTTATCCCGCTTTCATTCAACTAGTGTTCGCCATGGCACAGCCAAATTCGCTGTATTATGGTTGTGGAATAAGTGGTAATTTTACCACTAACAGTACCTACCAATCAAACCTTGATCGCACCCTTACCTCCATCTCCTCTGATACTAAAATCAACTACGGGTTTTACAACGATTCATCAGGCCAAAACACCAATAAAGTTAATGCAATTGCACTTTGTAGAGGTGATAAAAAGCCTGATATTTGCCGTAGTTGCATAAAAAACTCCAGCCAGGGGCTGAGGAACCTCTGCCCCAGCCAGAAGGAGGCTATTGGTTGGTCTGATGATTGTATGTTGAGGTACTCAAACCGCTCCATATTTGGCAAGATGGAATTTAATCCTCAACTTATTCTGTACAACGTTAACAACGTCTCCGAAGTAACCCAATTCAATCAGGTGCTAAACCCTCTTTTAGCCAGCCTGACCAGTCGAGCTGCGTCTGGCGATTCCCTTCGTAAGTTCGCAACTGGTAATGCAACTACAAAAAATAACCAAACCATATATGCACTAGCGCAGTGCACTCCTGATTTGTCTAAGGAGCAATGCAGCGGTTGCTTAATTAACGCCACTGGATTGATTCCACAATGTTGTGCTGGGAAGCAAGGCGCCAGAGTTCTTACACCCAGCTGCAATTTTAGGTACGAGATAGAGCTTTTCTATGACTCCGTGGGTGAGGCCATGCCACCATCACCAACACCTCTGCCGGTGCCGCCACCATCACCAACACCTCTGCCGGTGCCGCCACCATCACCAACACCTCTGCCGGTGCCGCCGCCATCACCGCCAGCTGCTCCGACGCCTCAAACACCGACTGGTAAAAGCACAACAG GAAAAGCAAGTAACAGAGCTGCAGGGGCTTTCATCGCCAGTGTTTTTCTAGTTTTATTTTGGTAG